The genomic interval aaGTCTTGCACTAAGATTctaaggaaaaagaaaaaagattcTTTAGTGTAtgatttattcattttaaagtTGTATATCAAAGATAAcattcaaaagaaaaatgttactttttGACAACTTTAAATCAAAATACACTAATTTgattaatacaatttttttttcttaaattgttGCATTTTGGTACAAACTTGTTTCTCTTTCTCAAACATGATTCTCAATATACCATCACTCAAATTCAAAAGAGGTTTGCATTGTTGGGTTTAATCTGAGTGAAATTTGAATGGAGGGTAAAAGGCATTTGATCTGTGATAAGTGGGAAATGCATGTACTTGCCACACTTCAAATTCAATCTCCATCATAATCCTATGTTACACATTATGTTGTTCATTCGGGTTTTCTAGTCGGTGGCTGCTTTCACAGTTTCACTTTCGTCCTTCATAAATTATTGCACTTCCATTTGAATTCAAGCCACAATCACAGGCTTCTCATAGCTGTCATTTCAAATGTCTCTTTCTTTTTATACATATAATACATAACTTTGTCAAGTGTCAACTGAACCACAAGCACTGcaattatttttactatttatttccGCATCAAATATGCATAATGCACCAACGTCTTTCTTCTTATCTGCTTTCTTCAACCCCACGTCTAAATTTTCCCCATTCAGAAGCTAAAACCCTTTTTAAGCCTCTTGTTCCACTGCTGCTGTAGGTAGGGCCACTATACCTTTCCATTCATAACTATGATTCAATCTCGTGAAAGGCTTATAAATAATTACTTGGCCTGTGGTAAAAATATCTAAGGTAAGTAAAAAAAGTTGTTCAAAGAGCAGCATTGGTTTTTGATCATTAGAAGGTAAGTGAGGAATCTTTTTCTGTTTTGCGAGAAAGTTCCCTGTAACTTATTCTGGTTTTCTACCTTGCTTTTTCTATATATACACACCTATAGAGTAGTTTCATCTCCAACACCATCAGTGTTCAACCCTTCTCATTAATTTTCTCCACTCAGGAACTTCAATCTTTTTCTGAAGTGCAGAAGAGCAAACCCTTTTACTGGTTTTGATACTAAATACACAAAAATGGGAGTTGGTGATTACTTGTCTGATCTAATGGGCACTGGCAGTGGCAACCACCAACACAACACCAAGAACAGAAAGCAATTACAGACCGTAGAGCTGAAGGTGATGATGGATTGTGATGGCTGTGTGCTAAAGGTTAAGAAAACTCTCTCTTCGTTAGATGGTAAGTTTTATCCTTACTCAGATTCTATATGATAAATACCAACCATATATTTCTTGCTGCATTATTAGATGATAAACCATATACTAACATATTTCAGTTGTTATTATGAAGTATTCTGAAAATTGTTGAAGGTTACCATATACACCTGTGGTTTTGACTAACTTTTATCGGATATGTTATAGAGAATTTcaattaataagaaaataacaataatattggAATGTGTAACATGTAAAGATGAAATTACAGTAGTGTGAAATTATAACTATGAAGGTGATGAAGCTAAAAAATGTGGTGGTGTAAGTGCAGGAGTAGAATCAGTGGAGATAAACAGGAAACAGCAGAAAGTGACTGTAACTGGTTATGTGGAAGCAAACAAGGTCCTAAAGAAGGCAAAGTCAACAGGGAAAAAGGCTGAGATATGGCCTTACGTGCCTTACAACATGGTGGCAAATCCTTATACTGTTCAAGCTTATGACAAGAAGGCTCCTCCAGGATACGTGAGGAGAGTGGATAACTCTGCCGCCATTGGAACAGTGACAGCAGCTTATGAAGATCCATACACCACCATGTTCAGTGATGAAAACCCAAATGCATGTTCTATCATGTAGAGTGGAGACagattattataagaaaaataaattagaaaaagtgGTGCTTTACTGCACTGTATATTTTCAAGTTTTGAATATAGTTTGCTTTTGTTTCATGGCATATGGTGTGAAGAGAAGTTCTATTGatcctttgtttttcttaacTTTATTTGAACCGTACTTTGTGGTAGTTTTGCAGTGTGTTGTCTTCATTGATGTTTGGTTGTTCCTTGTTTAAGGAGACAAACTTAGGTTTTTGCAGGTCTATGTATGAAAATTGAAGCTTATGCAGTGACAGAACTGCAGGTAGACTTTGCCTTGAACTATGGAATCACAAATTTGCATTTATTTCTGAGAAGAGAAAAGTTTCGTCGAGAACATCAAACATAAACACTAAAAAACATGCATTTAACACCatctataaaaatataataatatttttaaatgaaaaagtaaaataaaaattaataaaatattaatttattaaaatgttatGGGTGTGTTTTTAAGGTGTTAATATATCAGCAACTTTCTAAGAAATACAAACTGTGTATGAACTAGTTTTTTATTTCAGCatggatttttgtttttaatatttgtgtAATTATCACTTCTAGGATTTAACTTTACTATCATAAAACTACCTTATGTAATTTTATTCTTACTACACATACTTTTTTAAGTCTAAACTAAAGaataattatacttttttaataaaactactTAATATAATTTATCGTTATTAAAgatactattattttatttatgtataatttttttaaaccaaTAATACTGTTATTATTACACACTGGTGAAAGTAATTTAACAAATCTAACtctgaaaacatttttttaatttactaaaGCAGTACGAAATTATCTACTATGCATAATACAATCTAAATGATACACATATGTAAAGTATCAGCTAGTTTTTACCTTTGAACAATCAACATGtttataattatgataattaatttCCAAGTTTTCTTTATGTTAATATTGTTGAGTGAATTTAATTTACATGTCATATTCACATGAGACAGATGAGAGAAaacgaataaataaataaatattatttaaagataaaaacacaaaaacacaTGAAATAAATTTGACAATATATCAcaaaattattcaataaaaaatgcAGTCCACTATAATAGTATAATttgaaaaaagtattttttgtatgaatataatgatatttttttttatcaatgttaatataataatatgtgaCATCTcactaaaacaaaaatacactaaagtacaaaaaatatattacaaagaGTCAAATTATGCTTTAATAAATTAGAACAACAAAATAACTTGCCAAGTCCCACCTCACTAacgaaacaaaaaattattttattagaaaagatggaaattttaaagaaaaaaaaaacacttataaaGTAAATTGAGTTGAAGTTAAATCCAAAACTTTATCTCATCATGAAATGAACACAGTTTAAATAGATGAacaaatcatatatatatattaatttttttttttatgtttttccaGAAGATATTCAAAGAGACTTAATACCTTCTCTGACTTTGTACCTTCATATACATATTACTTTTCCCCTATTTGTGTTCATGGGCCTAAAAACGTGGACTAGGCCCAATAAGAAATCATTAACCAACAAACCCAGCTAATTTCTTCTCCACTGTGAACTATTTTTCACTGACTCCGGCGAGATCCGTTTCCCATCTCCGGCGTCGCTTTCCGTCATGGAATCGGAATCTGAAATCACCGATTCTCAACCGCACCCTCTCTCGAACCAAATTGTGGACGCGTGCCACGACATGAATTCCCTTGAAGACCTCGCGAACCGCGGCGCGTGGCGTTCAATCATCGACAAGGTCTCCCGCGCCCGCGCTCTGTCTCTCCTCCACAAGCCCCACGACCACCTCACCTACCTCGCCTTCAACGCCCTCGCATTCACAAAACTGCGTCGTTTCAACGAAGCCTCCGCGGAACTCGATTCCCTCGAAGACCTCGACAGTTCCCACTACCAGTACGAAACCTACCCCAAAATCTACCCGAACCGGGTCGGATCAATGGTCCCTTTCTCCCTACGGTGGCTCCACGCCCTAATTCCAATCAAATTAGGGCAACGTCAGCAGGGCATGGATCGCTTTTACACACTCCTTGATTTCGTGCGCGGGAAGATTAGGGAAAAGGGGAATGACAACAAGCTAGGCGTCTCCCTCAAACTGTGGCGAAAACGAGAGGTTTTTGTCGTGAATTGCATAATAGGGCACCATTTGAGTCAGAAAGAATTCGGCGTGTGTTTGAGTTTGATGAAGGAGCTTCTCTCTCGCGATGATGGTTCGGACCCTGTGTTGGTTTCGCAACTTGGGTATATGCAGTTGCAGATTGGGGACTTGGAGGGTGCGAAAGTTTCTTTTTTGAAGGTGGAGAGTGAGGGAAAGAATAATGGGTCGTTGAGCGAGGTTGAGTTTAACAACCTTGTGAATAGGAACAAGGCGTTGGTGTATTTGGTTGGTAAGGACTATGTGTCGGCGGTGAGGGAGTACGAGGAGTGCATTGAGAGGGACAGCGCAGATATCGTGGCTGTGAATAACAAGGCTCTGTGTTTGATGTATCTTAGGGACTTGTCGGATTCTATAAAGGTGTTGGAGAGTGCGCTTGAGAGAGTTCCCACTGTGGCTCTCAACGAGACGCTTGTTGTCAATTTGTGTAGTATGTATGAATTGGCGTATGTTAATCACTCTGATATTAAGAGAACGCTTAGTAATTGGATTGCTCGTGTTGCACCGGATGATTTTGATGCATCTTGTACTCGTACATGAGGTAAGTAGGTAGTTACTTTCCTTTTTCCGCTATGCTTTTAACTTGTGTTCTTCTAATGTATCACCgatctgttttttcttttcattggACAAAACTTAAATATACATTCATTGACTAGGTGCAATCTTCATTATAATTGGAGTTATGTTTGGGTAATTTTTGTTGACCTTTGATGCAAACTTTTAATATGCCAATTATCGAGTCAAAACTCTAGTTCTGATTGGAGAATAGTACCAATAGTATCTACGAAACAACTTCTAACTTCTCTGCCGTATAATTTATGGGATGCAATGCTAGATGCTACATTTCTTTGCATACCTTTCAGTAACTTCTTTGGCCTGTTTGTGTGCCTTTTTGATGGATTTTCTTGAATAATAATTCGTTGCATCTCGATGCAATTGAAGCATGGGTTAATTATGCAATATCTTCACCTTTCTCATCCTTTGTTTTCTCCCTAAGCCTAGTATAAGTTGGATTCCACttggtttttctttttggtTTGTCGTGAGGGACGCAAAATAACCATCTCAGCTTGAAAATACCAAGATTTCCGAATATCATGGTCGGTGCAGTAAACTCTGATATTCCTGTAGTCCCGAATTTGTCTGTCATTCTGTATGCAGCAAAGGCTTCTACAGTGTCATACTTATGAAGGGGGCCTTTGAATGTAACATTCCATTGAGTCTTTTGAGTTTTTATTTGTAGTTATTTTTGGTGGTGGAACTTTCATGCGGCAAATAGGTGATTTCTGGTTAAGGTCATGGGTTGGCTCCGTGCTAAATTTCCTCGTCTCTCTTGAGTCATTGTGTTAGATGAAGTCAGATCTTTAGATTGGTGCTTAGGAGATGCACTTGGAACACAAAACAGTCTTTAGTTTTCTGATGCTACTTTCAGCACTGGTGCTTGTATTTGTGAATGGCAGTGGTATCAGCATATTATAACTTAGCTGCGAGTATAACAtaccttttttttaaaaaaatggacCGGACTGGCCagtcaattaaaaatatttaataatgcatttatttttctttaaaataaaattcaaatgaaaatattctgtcattttgtttttgttctaCATGTAAACTTGTTATTATTAgtaaatattattgatttttcaatttaagtatattaacattttatttgtacttttatattattttaattgttaaggatgtataaattttacatttttatttttttaatatcataaaattatgatattattttttaatatgaatttcATCATTATAATAATTTGATCAATATTTGTTCAATCTCGGTTCAATGATCAGTCTAATTGTAAAATCAGAGAAAAATGCTCCTTCTTGTCATCTTTTATGTGTTATTTAAGGTGTTTTTTTAAAGCATCCCCATTGTAGGAGTCATTCTATGAggttttaatttgatttttgtgaGTTCTACTATGCCACATCACTTTTCAGATCTTTTTGCAATTTTTACTCCAATGCAAGGGTCTTATAAGATCCACACTCTtattaatgttttgtttggttGTTGATAGAAATATATATTTCCGAGACAGAAAAATAGTTTTTGATTCTTATGACAAGAGACTCTTATTTTTTATGCCATGTTAACATACTCCAATGGGGAGATCTTATAAGACCCCAAGCCTTAATCTTATGACCCAATCTATGACTCTTGCAATGGAGATCCTCTTAGAACaaatgtttatatgtaaattaataaaatgtttgGTGGAAAGTATGAATATAATTGGTTGAGGAGTTACTGATTACAAGACAAAAGCGGTGGTGGTTGACTTTATTTTCTGTTGAAAAGAGGGGATGGGGGAGGGTATTTGTAGTGCCTTTTTGATGGCTGCAAGATTCTTcattcattcttactctttgagtagAAGATAATTGTAATAATTCTTATACATTTGGAAGATTTATTTTTGAATACATTTGGAAGAAATATTCTTATATCATGTTGATCTATTTATATGCAGAATTAGTGGAGATGTGATGTGTTTGATTAAAATACCTAGAAATGCCACTCGACAGCATGAGGAAGGAAGAATCACTGGTAATTTCTGCTAAACCATTCGACAGTGAATTCATCCCTGCTGGTCATGCAGTATGTTGCCTGGAGAATAGGTACAAATATGGACCAAAATAATTAGGTCTGTCTGGTTCACATCTTGTTCAGCTGTATGTTCCTAACTGACAGGGTCAAGATTCTATACGATTGAGAGGCTAATGATTATAACAAAACTCTTGCATTACattcattcaattaataaaGGTCATTATATTGTTGTAGTGCTGGTTTGTACATGACATTATCCTGCCCCCAAAAGGAAGATCTCTCTGTATTTTAGTTTTGCTTATTCTTGTTGACTCTGCTTCAAGTCTGCAGATTGATATTTGCATATGGCTTTTATTTCCTCATCAGACCTCGCTTCTGTTTATTGAATATGATTGCTAGAAAATGAGATAAAAATGTAATATCAAAT from Phaseolus vulgaris cultivar G19833 chromosome 1, P. vulgaris v2.0, whole genome shotgun sequence carries:
- the LOC137815149 gene encoding heavy metal-associated isoprenylated plant protein 23-like, encoding MGVGDYLSDLMGTGSGNHQHNTKNRKQLQTVELKVMMDCDGCVLKVKKTLSSLDGVESVEINRKQQKVTVTGYVEANKVLKKAKSTGKKAEIWPYVPYNMVANPYTVQAYDKKAPPGYVRRVDNSAAIGTVTAAYEDPYTTMFSDENPNACSIM
- the LOC137815133 gene encoding uncharacterized protein; translated protein: MESESEITDSQPHPLSNQIVDACHDMNSLEDLANRGAWRSIIDKVSRARALSLLHKPHDHLTYLAFNALAFTKLRRFNEASAELDSLEDLDSSHYQYETYPKIYPNRVGSMVPFSLRWLHALIPIKLGQRQQGMDRFYTLLDFVRGKIREKGNDNKLGVSLKLWRKREVFVVNCIIGHHLSQKEFGVCLSLMKELLSRDDGSDPVLVSQLGYMQLQIGDLEGAKVSFLKVESEGKNNGSLSEVEFNNLVNRNKALVYLVGKDYVSAVREYEECIERDSADIVAVNNKALCLMYLRDLSDSIKVLESALERVPTVALNETLVVNLCSMYELAYVNHSDIKRTLSNWIARVAPDDFDASCTRT